A part of Gambusia affinis linkage group LG21, SWU_Gaff_1.0, whole genome shotgun sequence genomic DNA contains:
- the ube2wb gene encoding probable ubiquitin-conjugating enzyme E2 W-B, which produces MASMQKRLQKELLALQNDPPPGMTLNEKSVQNTITQWIVDMEGAPGTLYEGEKFQLLFKFSGRYPFDSPQVMFTGENIPVHPHVYSNGHICLSILTEDWSPALSVQSVCLSIISMLSSCKEKRRPPDNSFYVRTCNKNPKKTKWWYHDDTC; this is translated from the exons AAACGGCTACAGAAGGAATTATTAGCTCTGCAAAATGATCCACCCCCAGGAATGACGCTCAATGAGAAAAGTGTACAGAACACCATCACACA ATGGATTGTAGATATGGAAGGTGCACCTGGCACGTTGTATGAAGGAGAGaaatttcagctgcttttcaaATTTAGTGGTCGATATCCTTTTGATTCACCTCAG GTAATGTTCACAGGAGAGAATATACCTGTCCACCCACATGTGTATAGCAACGGTCACATCTGTTTATCTATTCTGACGGAAGACTGGTCACCAGCCCTTTCTGTGCAATCAGTTTGTCTTAGTATTATCAGCATGTTGTCCAGCTGCAAAGAAAAG AGACGACCACCTGATAACTCTTTTTATGTAAGAACATGtaacaaaaatccaaagaaaacaaaatggtggTATCATG ACGATACATGCTAA